From the genome of Campylobacter magnus, one region includes:
- a CDS encoding peptidylprolyl isomerase: protein MKKSLIAMLALAGALNAAPVAVVNGESIDDAIFGPNPAELKQMPADARKRLIDSAIDRKLVLMEAKKEKVENSKEYKTLAQLAEENVLIQLWEKKQFDAIKVSDAEAQNFYNQNKNQFVVPAQVRAKHILVQSKAEADAIIKELSALKGEALSAKFSEIAAAKSIDKGSAAAGGELGWFPKTQMVPAFGDAAFALKNGEMTKKAVQSQFGYHIIYKQDSKAQQTLTFDRVKDNIIGNLKAQKLQGDLAKKVENLRKNAKIEYK from the coding sequence ATGAAAAAATCACTAATCGCAATGCTAGCACTTGCTGGCGCTCTAAATGCTGCTCCAGTAGCTGTAGTAAATGGCGAGAGCATCGATGATGCTATCTTTGGTCCAAACCCAGCCGAGCTAAAGCAAATGCCAGCTGATGCTAGAAAACGCCTAATAGATAGTGCAATCGATCGCAAACTAGTGTTAATGGAAGCAAAAAAAGAAAAAGTTGAAAACTCAAAAGAATATAAAACTCTAGCTCAACTAGCAGAAGAAAATGTTTTAATCCAGCTTTGGGAGAAAAAACAATTTGACGCTATTAAAGTAAGTGACGCTGAAGCACAAAACTTCTACAACCAAAACAAAAATCAGTTCGTTGTCCCTGCGCAAGTTCGCGCAAAACACATTTTGGTTCAAAGCAAAGCAGAAGCTGATGCTATAATAAAAGAACTAAGCGCACTAAAAGGCGAAGCACTAAGCGCAAAATTTTCTGAGATCGCAGCAGCAAAATCAATAGACAAAGGCTCAGCAGCAGCTGGTGGTGAGCTAGGCTGGTTTCCAAAAACTCAAATGGTTCCAGCATTTGGCGATGCAGCATTTGCTCTTAAAAACGGTGAGATGACAAAAAAAGCAGTTCAATCACAATTTGGCTATCACATCATCTATAAACAAGATTCAAAAGCACAACAAACACTAACTTTTGACCGTGTTAAAGATAATATAATCGGCAACCTTAAAGCACAAAAACTTCAAGGTGACCTAGCTAAAAAAGTAGAAAATCTACGCAAAAACGCAAAAATCGAGTATAAATAA
- a CDS encoding methyl-accepting chemotaxis protein yields the protein MLDTLQARVGNDMNIILKTFDEYKALDFRNKIEGAKGDVELTTNALGDEIIKMLRTSAGFAQALSAQSQELTSRVNALRNSSDEQNKNLKSSADLLANITASMSNVVQKTSEVATQSEDIKNVTAIIRDIADQINLLALNAAIEAARAGEHGRGFAVVADEVRNLAEKTQKSLADIESNTSILVQSVNDMSEQIRIQSEGIERINENVANIEIHMNENATIAHDSATIASEVSKIAKSIVEDNEKKKY from the coding sequence ATGCTTGATACTCTTCAAGCTAGAGTTGGTAATGATATGAATATTATACTAAAAACTTTTGATGAGTATAAAGCACTTGATTTTAGAAATAAAATTGAAGGCGCAAAAGGCGATGTTGAGCTTACTACAAATGCTCTTGGCGATGAGATTATCAAAATGCTACGCACCTCTGCTGGCTTTGCGCAGGCACTTAGCGCACAAAGCCAGGAGCTAACATCAAGAGTAAATGCTCTAAGAAACAGCTCAGATGAGCAAAACAAAAATCTAAAATCTAGTGCTGATCTACTAGCAAATATCACAGCATCTATGTCAAATGTAGTTCAAAAAACTAGCGAAGTTGCCACTCAGTCTGAGGATATCAAAAATGTAACTGCTATCATCCGCGATATCGCTGATCAAATCAACCTGCTAGCTCTAAATGCTGCTATTGAGGCTGCAAGAGCTGGTGAGCATGGTAGAGGCTTTGCTGTTGTTGCTGATGAAGTAAGAAATCTAGCTGAAAAAACTCAAAAATCACTAGCTGATATCGAGAGCAACACTAGCATACTAGTTCAAAGCGTAAATGACATGAGCGAGCAAATCCGCATCCAAAGCGAAGGCATTGAGAGAATTAACGAAAATGTAGCTAATATAGAAATTCATATGAACGAAAATGCTACTATCGCTCACGACTCAGCTACTATCGCTAGCGAAGTAAGCAAAATCGCAAAAAGCATCGTAGAAGATAACGAAAAGAAAAAATACTAA
- the nth gene encoding endonuclease III: MQSKKNVKIIKERLLEHYPSAKTELVFKNNFELLVCVMLSAQCTDKRVNLITPALFERYPDAKSLAAANLPSLKLLINSCSFFNNKAQNLIKMAQALCQKHAGEVPLDENELKALAGVGVKTAHVVLIEALGANFMAVDTHVFRISKRLDLLKKAKVPEQADVELSELFKTDLNRLHQAMIIFGRYTCKAIKPHCEDCFLSEFCKEKKQIKSRIPSKI; this comes from the coding sequence ATGCAAAGTAAAAAAAATGTAAAAATTATCAAAGAACGCCTTTTGGAGCATTACCCAAGCGCAAAAACTGAGCTTGTTTTTAAAAACAATTTTGAGCTACTTGTGTGCGTTATGCTCTCAGCCCAGTGTACTGACAAGCGTGTAAATCTCATCACGCCAGCGCTTTTTGAGCGTTATCCTGATGCAAAAAGTCTAGCAGCGGCAAACTTACCCAGCCTAAAACTGCTTATAAACTCGTGTTCGTTTTTTAACAACAAAGCGCAAAATCTCATAAAAATGGCGCAAGCTCTGTGCCAAAAGCACGCAGGAGAGGTGCCACTAGATGAAAACGAGCTAAAGGCTCTAGCAGGCGTGGGCGTAAAAACTGCGCATGTGGTGCTAATAGAAGCACTTGGAGCAAACTTCATGGCTGTTGATACGCATGTTTTTCGCATATCAAAAAGGCTTGATTTGCTAAAAAAAGCTAAGGTGCCAGAACAAGCTGATGTCGAGCTAAGCGAGCTTTTTAAAACTGATTTAAATAGACTTCATCAAGCAATGATAATCTTTGGTCGCTATACTTGTAAGGCAATTAAGCCTCATTGCGAGGACTGCTTTTTAAGCGAGTTTTGTAAAGAAAAAAAACAAATAAAATCTAGAATTCCTAGCAAAATATAG
- a CDS encoding hydrogenase small subunit, which produces MKDLQNSLDLRLAQLQALPKMKDGSIMDALKSHGFSRRDFMKWAGSMTALLALPASLAPSVAKAAEMADRLPVIWLHMAECTGCSESLLRSDAPTIDSLIFDYISLEYHETVMAASGWQAEENLEGAIEKYKGQYVLMVEGGIPAGQNAFYLSVGPEGKTGEAHAKHAAGNAAAIFAIGTCSSFGGIQAAAPNPTGAMPLHKVTNKPVINVPGCPPSEKNIVGNVLHYLLFGTLPALDSYNRPKWAYGHRIHDLCERRGHFDAGEFVEAFGDEGAKKGYCLYKVGCKGPYTFNNCSQERFNSHTSWPIQAGHGCIGCSEPNFWDNMGPFEEPLGDRLYKSVFGGLGSDAVADKIGIGVLALTGVAIAAHAVIASAKKAEE; this is translated from the coding sequence ATGAAAGACCTTCAAAATTCGCTTGATCTTCGTCTAGCACAGCTTCAAGCTTTGCCAAAGATGAAAGACGGCTCTATAATGGACGCTCTTAAATCTCATGGCTTTTCTCGCCGTGATTTTATGAAATGGGCTGGTTCTATGACTGCCCTACTAGCACTGCCTGCTAGCTTAGCACCAAGCGTGGCAAAGGCTGCTGAGATGGCAGATCGTCTGCCTGTTATCTGGCTACACATGGCTGAGTGTACAGGATGTTCTGAGAGCCTACTTCGCAGCGATGCGCCAACTATTGATAGTCTTATATTTGACTACATTAGCCTTGAGTATCACGAGACTGTGATGGCAGCTAGTGGCTGGCAAGCAGAAGAGAACTTAGAGGGCGCGATAGAAAAATACAAAGGTCAATATGTGCTAATGGTAGAAGGTGGAATTCCAGCCGGACAAAACGCCTTTTATCTAAGCGTAGGTCCAGAGGGCAAAACTGGCGAGGCACATGCTAAGCACGCAGCTGGGAATGCGGCTGCTATATTTGCTATTGGCACCTGTTCTAGCTTTGGCGGTATCCAAGCAGCAGCTCCAAACCCAACTGGCGCAATGCCACTTCACAAAGTAACAAATAAACCTGTTATAAATGTCCCTGGCTGTCCACCAAGTGAGAAAAATATAGTAGGAAATGTGCTTCATTACTTGCTATTTGGCACTTTGCCAGCACTTGATAGCTACAATAGACCAAAATGGGCTTACGGACATAGAATTCACGACCTTTGCGAGCGTAGAGGACATTTTGATGCTGGCGAGTTCGTAGAAGCCTTCGGCGATGAAGGCGCAAAAAAAGGCTACTGTCTATACAAAGTCGGCTGTAAAGGCCCATATACATTTAATAACTGCTCGCAAGAACGTTTTAATAGCCACACAAGCTGGCCTATCCAAGCAGGTCACGGCTGTATCGGCTGCTCAGAGCCAAACTTCTGGGATAACATGGGACCATTTGAAGAGCCTTTGGGCGATAGATTATATAAAAGCGTATTTGGCGGACTTGGCAGCGACGCCGTGGCTGATAAAATCGGCATAGGCGTGTTAGCTCTAACTGGTGTAGCGATAGCTGCTCACGCAGTAATCGCAAGTGCGAAAAAAGCGGAGGAATAA